A region of Deltaproteobacteria bacterium DNA encodes the following proteins:
- the fdhF gene encoding formate dehydrogenase subunit alpha, producing MDGEKTIYIDGQAYGFKDGETILQVAERNGIHIPTLCYLKGCTPTGACRICVVEVEGARSLMAACATPAEPEMKVKTESKRVIEERRLNIELLLASGNHNCLVQDLDIESWTDFQLDSLAVPEHETLCPAYGDCRLQELAVQYQVRCNSFTPSETKYPIENVNPFIIRDFSRCVLCGRCVQACNEVQVNNAISYGYRGTEGKIVAKGDRPLKDSDCVFCGECIQVCPVGALVSKKDLELGTRAGAERKVRTTCSYCGVGCQIYLHVRDGRVVRVTGVEDVGPNHGSLCVKGRFGYDFIHDPERLTRPLIKENGEFREASWEEALDLVARRLGEIKTASGPDAIGVLTSARITNEENYVVQKFARAVLGTNNVDHCARLUHSSTVAGLAAAFGSGAMTNPIEDIEKAEVILITGSNTTENHPVLSSYVKRAVVHKGAKLIVVDPRKINITRFAAKWLRPNLGTDVAWINGMMHVILKEGLYPEDYVKTRTVGFEDLKKTVEKYTPQYVEEITGIPKEDLIEAARMYGSARAASILYAMGITQHITGTDNVKSLANLAMLCGNVGVEGGGVNPLRGQNNVQGACDMGGLPNVYTGYQKVADEAVRKRMAEAWGVGELPAEPGLTVTRMMQEAHEGNLKAMYIIGENPMVSDADLNHAEAGLKKLDFLVVQDIFLTETARVADVVLPSASFAEKEGTFTNTERKVQRVRKAVESPGEALEDWRIISGLATRMGYEMTYGSAAEIMEEIGRVTPSYCGIDFGRLEKDGIHWPCPATDHPGTPCLHVDQFTCGLGVFHAIDFKPPAEVPDEEYPLYLTTGRVLFQYHTGTMTMKTDDLNVLAPECFVEIARADAETYGLKSGDLVRIGSRRGQIEVKTLVSERAVPGTVFIPFHYVKAAANRLTNNALDPIAGIPEFKVCAVRIEKA from the coding sequence ATGGACGGAGAGAAGACAATCTACATCGATGGTCAAGCGTACGGTTTTAAAGACGGTGAAACGATTTTACAGGTTGCGGAGCGAAACGGGATCCATATCCCGACCCTGTGTTACCTGAAGGGGTGTACTCCGACCGGGGCGTGCCGCATCTGTGTGGTGGAAGTGGAAGGGGCCCGTTCCCTCATGGCCGCCTGTGCAACCCCTGCTGAACCCGAAATGAAGGTGAAAACGGAATCGAAAAGGGTGATTGAGGAACGCCGTCTGAATATCGAGCTGCTCCTGGCCTCGGGAAATCACAATTGCCTGGTTCAGGACCTGGATATCGAGTCATGGACGGATTTCCAACTGGACTCCCTGGCTGTCCCCGAACACGAAACCCTGTGTCCCGCGTACGGGGATTGCAGGCTCCAGGAACTGGCCGTTCAGTACCAGGTTCGGTGTAACAGTTTCACGCCTTCGGAAACCAAGTATCCCATCGAAAACGTCAATCCCTTCATTATCCGGGATTTTTCCCGTTGCGTGCTTTGCGGTCGATGCGTGCAGGCCTGTAACGAGGTTCAGGTCAACAACGCCATCAGCTACGGATACCGGGGCACTGAAGGAAAGATCGTTGCCAAAGGAGACAGACCCCTGAAGGATTCGGATTGCGTTTTCTGTGGGGAATGTATCCAGGTTTGCCCTGTCGGGGCGTTGGTGAGCAAGAAGGACCTGGAACTGGGTACCAGGGCGGGCGCGGAACGAAAGGTTCGTACAACGTGCTCCTATTGCGGTGTTGGGTGCCAGATTTATCTGCATGTAAGAGACGGCCGGGTCGTTCGGGTCACGGGTGTGGAGGACGTTGGCCCCAATCATGGGAGCCTTTGTGTGAAGGGCCGTTTCGGTTACGATTTCATCCATGATCCTGAACGGCTCACCAGACCCCTGATCAAGGAGAACGGCGAATTCCGTGAGGCGAGCTGGGAAGAGGCCCTGGATCTGGTGGCCCGTCGCCTTGGAGAAATCAAGACGGCCTCGGGTCCCGACGCCATCGGCGTGCTCACCTCGGCCAGGATCACCAATGAAGAAAATTACGTGGTGCAGAAGTTCGCCCGGGCGGTGCTGGGGACCAATAACGTCGATCACTGTGCCAGGCTCTGACACAGCTCCACGGTGGCCGGTCTGGCCGCCGCCTTTGGAAGCGGAGCAATGACTAATCCTATCGAGGACATTGAGAAGGCCGAGGTTATCCTCATTACTGGCTCCAATACCACCGAAAACCATCCCGTCCTCTCCTCATACGTTAAGCGGGCTGTTGTCCATAAAGGGGCCAAGCTGATCGTCGTGGATCCGCGAAAGATCAACATCACGCGTTTTGCCGCCAAGTGGCTCCGGCCCAACCTTGGAACGGACGTGGCCTGGATCAACGGGATGATGCATGTCATCCTGAAGGAAGGACTCTATCCGGAGGACTATGTCAAGACAAGAACGGTGGGTTTCGAGGACTTGAAAAAGACGGTGGAGAAATACACTCCTCAGTACGTGGAGGAGATCACAGGCATCCCGAAGGAGGATCTCATCGAAGCGGCGCGGATGTATGGTTCCGCCCGAGCCGCCTCCATTCTCTATGCCATGGGGATTACACAGCACATCACCGGCACGGACAACGTCAAGTCCCTGGCCAATTTGGCCATGCTTTGTGGAAACGTGGGGGTGGAAGGCGGCGGTGTCAATCCCCTGCGGGGGCAGAACAACGTCCAGGGGGCCTGCGACATGGGCGGATTGCCCAATGTCTACACGGGCTACCAGAAGGTAGCGGACGAGGCCGTGCGCAAGCGGATGGCGGAGGCCTGGGGGGTCGGGGAACTGCCTGCCGAACCGGGCTTGACCGTTACCCGTATGATGCAGGAGGCCCATGAGGGAAACCTCAAGGCCATGTACATCATAGGGGAGAACCCCATGGTCTCGGACGCTGACCTGAACCATGCCGAAGCCGGGTTGAAAAAACTGGATTTTTTGGTTGTCCAGGATATTTTCCTGACCGAGACGGCCCGGGTGGCCGACGTGGTGTTGCCGTCCGCTTCCTTCGCAGAGAAGGAGGGAACTTTCACCAACACGGAACGCAAGGTTCAGCGCGTCAGAAAGGCCGTTGAAAGCCCGGGAGAGGCCCTGGAAGACTGGCGGATCATCAGCGGGCTGGCCACCCGGATGGGCTATGAGATGACGTACGGGAGCGCCGCCGAGATCATGGAGGAGATTGGACGGGTGACCCCTTCCTATTGCGGCATCGATTTCGGGAGGCTTGAGAAGGACGGCATCCATTGGCCCTGCCCGGCGACCGACCATCCCGGGACACCTTGCCTCCACGTGGATCAGTTTACCTGCGGGCTCGGCGTGTTTCATGCAATCGATTTTAAACCTCCCGCCGAGGTCCCGGACGAGGAATACCCCCTGTACCTCACCACCGGACGCGTGCTTTTCCAGTACCACACGGGGACCATGACCATGAAAACGGACGATCTGAACGTACTCGCTCCCGAATGTTTCGTGGAGATCGCCCGAGCGGATGCCGAGACTTATGGGCTGAAGAGTGGTGATCTCGTAAGGATCGGGTCGAGGCGGGGACAGATCGAGGTCAAGACCCTTGTTTCGGAGAGGGCCGTGCCCGGCACCGTGTTCATCCCCTTCCACTACGTGAAGGCCGCCGCCAACAGGCTGACGAACAACGCCCTCGATCCCATCGCGGGTATACCGGAGTTCAAGGTTTGCGCCGTCAGGATCGAGAAGGCCTAG
- a CDS encoding serine kinase — MKARELIRLFELETAAGEKGLDREIEAGYCGDLLSDVMANAPRGAVWLTVQSHQNIVAVAVLREMAAVILVNGRPPDEETKAKAEEEGIPIFVTSRGAYEMAGLLYKAGISGNIG; from the coding sequence ATGAAGGCTAGAGAACTCATCAGGCTTTTTGAATTGGAAACAGCGGCAGGGGAAAAGGGGTTGGATCGGGAGATCGAGGCCGGGTACTGCGGGGACCTGCTCAGCGATGTAATGGCCAATGCCCCACGCGGGGCGGTGTGGCTCACGGTTCAATCCCACCAGAACATCGTTGCGGTGGCTGTCCTCAGGGAGATGGCGGCCGTCATCCTGGTCAACGGGCGCCCTCCGGATGAAGAGACCAAGGCGAAGGCCGAGGAAGAAGGGATCCCCATTTTCGTGACTTCCCGGGGGGCTTACGAGATGGCCGGGCTCCTTTACAAGGCCGGGATCAGCGGAAATATCGGGTGA
- a CDS encoding (2Fe-2S) ferredoxin domain-containing protein yields the protein MAKLTIEDLKRIKEQVKKDTALREGGATVKITVHMGTCGIAAGAREVMDALLQEMAETDRQDIRVVTSGCMGMCSSEPNVTVEVQGHDPVVYQGMDANKMRQVFKRHVLLGEVQTDFALARMKEESPEEGSAEQET from the coding sequence ATGGCCAAACTGACCATCGAGGACCTCAAGAGAATCAAAGAGCAGGTTAAAAAGGATACGGCCCTGCGGGAGGGCGGCGCCACGGTGAAGATCACGGTTCACATGGGGACTTGCGGGATCGCCGCCGGAGCAAGGGAGGTGATGGACGCCCTATTGCAGGAAATGGCGGAGACGGACCGGCAGGATATCCGGGTGGTCACCTCGGGGTGCATGGGGATGTGCAGCAGCGAGCCCAACGTGACGGTGGAGGTGCAAGGACACGACCCTGTGGTTTATCAAGGGATGGACGCTAATAAGATGCGGCAGGTCTTCAAACGACATGTATTGCTGGGGGAAGTTCAGACCGACTTCGCGTTGGCCAGGATGAAAGAAGAATCCCCTGAGGAGGGGTCTGCTGAACAGGAGACGTAG
- a CDS encoding ATP-binding protein, translated as MPQLTKTFPIKARDFIRAGEVSIQIQGLLKTIGFEPALIRRVSICAYESEMNVVMHGGDGTLTLNVDPSVILIEVKDDGPGIENIELAFQEGYSTASKEYREMGFGAGMGLPNIKKSADTVEIRSQKGGGTYLKMCFLLSRGDGQGTGK; from the coding sequence ATGCCCCAGTTGACAAAGACCTTCCCCATCAAGGCCCGGGATTTCATCAGGGCGGGTGAAGTCTCCATTCAGATCCAAGGTTTGCTTAAGACCATCGGTTTCGAACCCGCTCTGATCAGGCGCGTTTCCATCTGTGCCTATGAATCGGAGATGAACGTGGTCATGCACGGTGGGGATGGGACTTTAACCCTGAACGTGGATCCTTCCGTCATCCTCATCGAAGTGAAGGACGACGGGCCGGGGATTGAAAATATCGAATTGGCCTTCCAGGAGGGGTACAGTACTGCTTCCAAGGAATACAGGGAAATGGGATTCGGCGCGGGCATGGGTCTGCCCAATATCAAGAAAAGCGCTGATACCGTTGAAATCCGTTCCCAAAAAGGCGGGGGCACGTATCTGAAAATGTGCTTCCTGTTGAGCAGGGGCGATGGGCAAGGGACGGGAAAATAA
- the nuoE gene encoding NADH-quinone oxidoreductase subunit NuoE has translation MGYKAEILSAINPDLTPEVMEKVDEILERNRGKPGSLIPVLEECQGVVGYLPLELQEYIAESLNIPGSTVFGVVTFYSFFSMVPKGRHTIKVCMGTACYVRGTKRIMQRLKEDFGLEVGQTSDDRRFTLQAVRCLGACGLAPAVVIDEDTHGGVRPEKIGKILERYQ, from the coding sequence ATGGGATACAAAGCCGAGATCCTTTCCGCAATCAATCCGGACCTGACCCCTGAAGTGATGGAGAAAGTGGATGAGATCCTGGAACGAAACCGGGGCAAACCGGGGAGCCTGATTCCGGTCCTCGAGGAATGCCAGGGAGTCGTGGGTTATCTCCCCCTTGAACTCCAGGAGTACATTGCAGAGAGCCTCAATATCCCCGGCAGCACGGTCTTTGGGGTCGTCACCTTCTATTCCTTCTTTTCCATGGTGCCGAAAGGGCGGCACACCATCAAGGTTTGCATGGGCACCGCCTGCTACGTCAGGGGAACCAAGAGGATCATGCAGAGGCTCAAGGAGGATTTCGGTCTCGAGGTGGGTCAAACGAGTGATGACCGCAGGTTCACTCTCCAGGCTGTCCGTTGCCTCGGGGCCTGTGGATTGGCACCGGCCGTGGTGATCGACGAAGACACCCACGGAGGGGTCAGGCCGGAGAAGATCGGGAAAATCCTGGAACGCTACCAGTAG
- a CDS encoding 4Fe-4S dicluster domain-containing protein, which yields MGKGRENNLPTHYVQIDDKLCNGCVLCMKACPTKAIRVRNGKARIRGVCIDCGECIRACPRGAVKAITTVQDAARMKPYTILSSSPVLYTQFGEEVTPNDILLALRKVFRHVYDQAYVNELFNVATEFYIRERRETEEEGWPLISPICPVVNRLIAYRFPQLFKNILPLIPPREIAAREVRRRLYCESVFKTEEFGIYHLSPCSAKMISIKEPLFLNSSYLDGALGINEVYEEIKKFIGKDNSNIMIHRSGGVGIWWGMSGGEIAGLDSGKYLAVSGMPETIKYLEMIEMGLLGNIEYVEFRACSEGCIGGPMTAVDKYEAKHVLQKLVRTYGVRKKVDYSQARKAYREGWFLADRKTDIPPHRSGTLSISEAIQRQERVEEVYRLLPKKECGICGSPDCRTFAEDVVDGEADLDDCPIHKSRDRKVKIVHEG from the coding sequence ATGGGCAAGGGACGGGAAAATAACCTGCCGACACACTATGTCCAGATCGATGACAAGCTGTGCAATGGATGCGTTCTTTGCATGAAGGCCTGCCCCACCAAGGCCATCCGGGTAAGGAACGGAAAGGCACGGATCCGGGGCGTCTGTATCGACTGCGGGGAATGTATCCGCGCCTGCCCGAGGGGGGCTGTCAAGGCGATCACGACCGTACAGGACGCCGCCAGGATGAAGCCTTACACCATTCTCAGCTCTTCACCGGTCCTTTACACCCAGTTCGGGGAAGAGGTCACACCCAACGACATCCTCCTGGCCCTCCGGAAGGTTTTCAGACATGTTTACGATCAGGCCTATGTAAACGAATTGTTCAACGTGGCCACCGAATTTTACATCCGGGAAAGGCGGGAAACGGAAGAGGAAGGATGGCCCTTGATTTCACCGATCTGCCCGGTGGTTAACCGGCTGATCGCCTATCGTTTTCCTCAGCTCTTCAAGAATATTTTGCCTCTCATCCCGCCGCGGGAGATCGCCGCCCGGGAAGTGAGACGCCGTCTTTATTGCGAGTCCGTCTTCAAGACCGAGGAATTCGGCATCTATCACCTCTCTCCCTGCTCGGCGAAGATGATCTCCATTAAGGAACCCCTGTTTTTGAACTCTTCTTATCTGGACGGGGCCCTCGGGATCAACGAGGTATACGAGGAGATCAAGAAATTTATTGGGAAAGACAACAGTAACATCATGATCCACAGATCAGGGGGTGTCGGGATCTGGTGGGGGATGTCCGGTGGGGAGATCGCCGGCCTGGACAGCGGGAAGTACCTCGCGGTCTCTGGTATGCCGGAAACCATCAAGTACCTGGAAATGATCGAAATGGGCCTCCTCGGAAATATCGAGTACGTGGAGTTTCGGGCATGTTCAGAGGGGTGCATCGGGGGACCAATGACGGCGGTGGACAAGTACGAGGCCAAGCACGTTCTGCAAAAACTGGTCCGAACTTACGGGGTCCGGAAAAAAGTGGACTATTCCCAGGCCCGGAAGGCCTACCGGGAAGGCTGGTTTTTGGCGGACCGCAAAACCGATATCCCCCCGCATCGATCCGGGACTCTCTCAATCTCCGAGGCCATTCAGAGACAGGAGCGGGTGGAAGAAGTTTACCGTCTGCTTCCCAAGAAGGAATGCGGGATCTGTGGAAGTCCCGATTGTCGTACCTTTGCGGAGGATGTGGTGGACGGGGAAGCCGATTTGGACGACTGCCCCATCCACAAAAGCAGGGACAGAAAGGTGAAGATCGTACATGAAGGCTAG
- a CDS encoding ATP-binding protein: MRELALHIMDIIENGINAGAGLIRLNIQEDRRKNRLRITIQDNGRGIPREILDKVTDPFFTTRTARRVGLGLSLFREASKRCGGEFKIDSRPGEGTTVEATFQMDHIDLAPMGDLTGALTTLMMGSPEVDFLYTHEIDGRRFVLDTREIRETLDGVPLNNARILKFISDMIEGGVEEIRGLQEKGGEGIED; encoded by the coding sequence TTGCGGGAACTAGCCCTTCATATCATGGATATTATTGAGAACGGCATCAATGCCGGGGCGGGCCTGATCCGGTTGAATATTCAGGAAGATCGAAGGAAGAATCGACTTCGGATTACCATACAGGACAACGGACGCGGTATTCCCAGGGAGATCCTGGACAAAGTGACCGATCCCTTTTTCACCACCCGGACCGCCCGCAGGGTGGGACTCGGGCTCTCGTTATTCCGGGAGGCCAGCAAACGGTGCGGGGGAGAGTTCAAGATCGATTCCAGGCCCGGTGAGGGTACGACCGTGGAGGCCACGTTTCAAATGGACCATATTGATCTGGCCCCCATGGGGGATCTCACCGGGGCCCTGACCACCCTGATGATGGGAAGCCCGGAGGTGGATTTCCTTTACACCCATGAAATCGATGGAAGGCGGTTCGTCCTGGATACGAGGGAGATCAGGGAAACTCTGGATGGGGTCCCCCTGAATAATGCCCGGATCCTGAAGTTTATTTCCGATATGATCGAAGGGGGAGTCGAGGAGATAAGAGGGCTGCAAGAAAAAGGGGGAGAAGGGATCGAGGACTGA
- the nuoF gene encoding NADH-quinone oxidoreductase subunit NuoF, translating into MSTYRTHLLLCGGTACHATGSQAVKEALLKEIAKQGLEKEVRVIETGCNGFCAQGPVMVVQPEGIFYQKLTPKDIPYLVEEHFLKGRPVERLFYVEPASSETIPGMNEIPFFSRQVLRVLRNKGAIDPEKIDEYIARDGYLGTAKALLEMTPDEIIAELEKSGLRGRGGAGFPTYLKWKFAKASPGEVKYMLCNADEGDPGAFMDRSVLEADPHAVLEGMIIGAKTIGAHYGYIYCRAEYPLALRRLDIAISQAREYGLLGKDILGSGFDFDLEVYQGAGAFVCGEETALMHSIEGKRGMPRPRPPFPAQQGLWKRPSVLNNVETLANVPQIILKGGDWYASVGTEGSKGTKVFALSGDVINIGLVEVPMGITLRDIIFEIGGGIPDGKKFKAVQLGGPSGGCVPEHLLDTPTDYEAISKVGAIMGSGGMIVMDEETCMVDMARFFIDFCKEESCGKCTPCREGTKRMLEILERITEGKGEIEDIERLEELSRFVKDSALCGLGQTAPNPVLSTIRYFREEYEAHILEGRCPALVCQALITYSIDTEACKSCGLCKKNCPAEAITGSKKPPEPFVIHEEKCIHCGVCFSGCPFDAIKKSSGSKVARAA; encoded by the coding sequence ATGAGCACTTACCGAACCCACCTCCTCCTTTGCGGGGGAACGGCGTGTCACGCCACCGGGAGCCAGGCAGTCAAGGAAGCTCTGCTGAAAGAAATCGCAAAGCAGGGCCTGGAAAAGGAAGTACGGGTGATTGAAACCGGCTGTAACGGCTTCTGCGCCCAGGGACCCGTTATGGTAGTCCAACCGGAAGGCATCTTTTACCAGAAGCTCACTCCCAAGGATATCCCTTACCTCGTGGAGGAACACTTCCTAAAGGGCCGTCCCGTGGAGAGACTTTTCTACGTGGAGCCGGCCTCTTCCGAGACCATACCGGGCATGAACGAAATCCCCTTCTTTTCACGCCAGGTCTTGAGGGTCTTGAGAAACAAGGGGGCCATTGATCCTGAAAAGATAGATGAATACATCGCCCGGGACGGGTATCTCGGCACCGCAAAGGCCCTCCTGGAGATGACGCCCGATGAGATCATCGCCGAGCTGGAAAAATCCGGGTTGAGGGGGCGCGGCGGGGCCGGATTCCCCACCTATCTCAAGTGGAAGTTCGCCAAGGCCTCTCCCGGAGAAGTCAAATACATGCTTTGCAACGCCGACGAAGGAGACCCCGGTGCCTTTATGGATCGAAGCGTACTGGAGGCGGATCCCCATGCCGTGCTGGAGGGCATGATCATCGGGGCCAAGACCATCGGTGCCCACTATGGATACATTTACTGTCGTGCGGAATACCCTCTCGCCCTTCGGCGTCTTGACATCGCCATCTCGCAGGCAAGGGAGTACGGCCTCCTGGGAAAAGATATCCTGGGAAGCGGTTTTGATTTCGACCTGGAGGTTTACCAGGGGGCCGGGGCCTTTGTCTGCGGCGAGGAGACGGCCCTCATGCATTCCATCGAGGGAAAGAGGGGCATGCCGAGACCCAGGCCGCCTTTCCCGGCCCAGCAGGGGCTGTGGAAAAGACCGAGTGTGCTGAACAACGTGGAGACCCTTGCCAACGTGCCCCAGATCATCCTGAAGGGTGGAGACTGGTATGCAAGTGTCGGAACGGAGGGGAGCAAGGGGACCAAGGTGTTCGCCCTCAGCGGGGACGTGATTAATATCGGCCTGGTAGAAGTGCCCATGGGGATCACCCTCAGGGACATCATTTTCGAGATCGGGGGGGGGATCCCCGACGGCAAAAAGTTTAAGGCGGTACAGCTGGGTGGCCCCTCGGGCGGATGCGTGCCCGAACATCTCCTGGATACGCCCACTGACTACGAGGCGATTTCCAAGGTAGGGGCCATCATGGGTTCGGGCGGCATGATCGTCATGGATGAGGAGACCTGCATGGTCGATATGGCCCGTTTCTTCATCGATTTCTGCAAGGAAGAATCTTGCGGGAAGTGCACTCCCTGCAGGGAGGGCACCAAGAGGATGCTGGAAATCCTGGAGAGGATCACCGAAGGGAAGGGGGAAATCGAGGATATCGAACGGTTGGAGGAGTTGAGCCGGTTCGTCAAGGATTCCGCACTCTGCGGACTTGGACAGACGGCTCCCAACCCGGTGCTCTCCACGATCCGATATTTCAGGGAGGAATACGAGGCCCATATCCTCGAGGGGCGTTGTCCCGCCCTTGTGTGCCAGGCTTTGATCACCTATTCCATTGACACGGAGGCATGTAAGTCCTGCGGTCTTTGCAAGAAGAATTGCCCGGCAGAGGCTATAACGGGCTCCAAGAAACCACCCGAGCCCTTTGTGATCCATGAGGAAAAGTGTATCCATTGCGGGGTGTGCTTCAGTGGATGCCCCTTCGACGCCATAAAAAAGAGCTCGGGGAGCAAGGTGGCCCGGGCGGCTTAG
- a CDS encoding PHP domain-containing protein, giving the protein MRRFKADLHIHSCLSPCGDLDMSPRGIVEASLQKGLDLIALCDHNTAENVGAVIRAGKERGLWVLPGMEVNSYEEVHSLALFDREAQVLEMQTFVYNHLQGTNRPELFGEQVVANEFDEVEGFNDRLLIGATGIRLVDIINKVHRLGGLCIASHVDRPSYSVVSQLGFISPGLEFDALEVSPRTDLEKARKDIPGAADYPLVTFSDAHFLKDIGGVCTEFLLDHPGIEEIRMALKQEQGRGIVEGPCGN; this is encoded by the coding sequence GTGAGACGTTTCAAGGCGGACCTCCATATCCATTCCTGCCTCTCCCCCTGTGGGGATCTGGACATGAGCCCCAGGGGGATAGTGGAGGCGAGTCTTCAGAAGGGACTGGACCTGATCGCCCTTTGTGATCATAATACGGCCGAAAATGTGGGGGCCGTCATCCGGGCGGGGAAGGAACGGGGCCTGTGGGTCCTTCCCGGGATGGAGGTCAACTCTTACGAGGAGGTTCATTCTTTGGCCTTATTTGACCGGGAAGCACAGGTTCTGGAAATGCAGACGTTCGTTTATAACCACCTGCAGGGAACCAATCGCCCCGAACTTTTCGGCGAGCAGGTGGTGGCCAACGAGTTCGACGAGGTTGAAGGATTTAATGACCGGCTGTTGATCGGGGCAACGGGAATCCGGTTGGTTGACATCATTAATAAAGTCCATCGCCTGGGAGGACTTTGCATCGCCTCCCATGTGGACCGGCCCAGCTATAGTGTCGTAAGCCAACTGGGCTTCATATCACCTGGGCTGGAATTTGACGCACTCGAGGTTTCGCCCAGGACGGACCTGGAAAAGGCACGAAAGGATATTCCAGGGGCTGCGGATTACCCCTTGGTGACATTCTCGGACGCCCACTTCCTTAAGGATATCGGCGGGGTCTGCACGGAATTCCTCCTTGATCACCCCGGGATCGAGGAGATTCGGATGGCCTTGAAACAGGAGCAAGGGAGGGGCATTGTGGAGGGGCCTTGCGGGAACTAG